The sequence actcgggacgcctgaagaacaGAAAGTTTCTGGAGggtatttgatgaatttattacggcacagccctatacatagtgctgcccgttctggccgtaacggttgttcCGAATCGACTAGTCACATgtgcagcccacttcctcagtggcggctcacgattttaatgcgcgtgaaggACGTACTTTTACACCCGATGCGGCGGTTAcgaaataaactctaacatgacaaattaaaCCTTGACGaacaaacacttcactattacataacacttattatactgggctagtggcacgtagacccgtgtctccggcgactctacgtgattcctAGACATGTCCCAGGGGCTGATTCATTAGTATGTTCGgtagcacgtgtcgccttctggctgccccatgcgggccaaaactaattagccggtaagctaaaTTGGGGCGTGAAGCAACGACGTAACGTCTCATAAACGTCCCACAGTACATACGTTATAcgttgaacactcatcttggagcactgatttaattaagtgaaatacctcatggtaaaatgaggccgaccgcggaactgtacgtaaaagattagAAAGAGATTATACTACTGAAGCTACATatcggtgaaagcaagagttgatggttccgcgttgcgcgaaggctgccggcctatccgagctcctgaaggacactggtgctctcgccgcgcgcgacccccctacCCCACCAGCCCTCcggcggaaacgtgtgaatttcgcgggaaaactgaaccggccaggttcgggacaaaacgcacagtgaaacataattttgaaaggactgaaatattaaatgatgaaaataatgtcaaataaaaacctgtggaaaaatatacataaattaatttgttgtagtgcggcggagggatatgccacacccggccggatccttccgccgacgtagcactcgttgcctggcgttcgcctcgtcgcacgaactacactttgctgcgcgcacgagcgcgtttggtgcacacgcctttgcgagacgttgatgaggcatagcggtctatgcgacatagaggagcattggcggtcggcgtcataaCATGGAAGAAAACAGTACCTTAGCTGCACCAGGTGTGTAGACTGCCGGGAGATACGATGATAAGTAGAGCAGGAAGTGATCGTTGGGAGCAATGAATTAAGCGCTAGAGTAGAACACTTGGTGAATTGACTATAAACAACACAATGCATTTAAAGATACTTGCGAAACCTTGGTTAGGGAAGTAGTGGACTAGCAAACTAGATCACTAGAAATAAAAATAGGCGAGCAAATAAATCAAGTGTCACGCAAGCAGGATGAACTGCGACAACTGGATTTGAGAATGGACACGCGGGAAAGCAGCTAAACTTTGCAAATATTCATGAAAATTTACCCCCAGGCAACTGATCTTACCTACACCTACTATCACGTAGCTAAAAGCAATATTATTACGGTGACGTCTCTCGGCTTcaggtccctatttccctgtttactagaaattcctgttatgcccgtactgctctcgtcggagaggtgtgggtccaggccgacgtggccgggaccgggaaatgcgggacctggagggatggtgaggtagaatgacaggtagatcgaaaggaccactcgatgttgATCGttccacgagctcttttattgcaatcagagagcttgccgcggcctggcggatccgtcgcggggtgcgcgcccttcccacgaagacccggactcccgaagaccgtctcgtacggcccactcgtcccgacgcgtactggcagttctcccacgtaacaaagttcctgatatcCAACTGCTTCGCAaaggcacgtgacgcgtgcgcggttcttacgtactgactcgtaacgtcggcgatggttcagcaaagagtaactatgtccctcacaaagacacgtgatgcgtgcgcggttcttacgtactgactcgtaacgtcggcgaaagttcagcgatgcgtaactatgcttacgcgtcctatattgaccgactcgtgacgtaactcgtaactcggacACCCAATCGCGTGGGCGGCACAACGTAGGCAGCGCGGCTGCTGCGAATGCTCGTACTGTGGCGgtgtcgccggaccgtgagctcgatAGACCCGTCTCtagatcagcgcggagcggagcgcgcgtccgccgctgctcgagtcctgagttcaactgctctcccccgcccgcccgcgggccgtcgcgcgcgggctgcgggggaggggagggggaatcggccggcgtgggagagcgccacccctcgcgacgcggatgagcgccaggccgcgcttacatacagacactgtGACACATTTACGAGAATTACAAGACCATTTACACACTAATAAATACATTacggttacattatttacaccCTTAAAAAGTCACGGTCATTTGGAAAGCATATATACAACACAGAAACATTTACACATTAACTCCGGCTCACTGgtgtgctagggcgcacgcgggtgcgtccctggccgatgcacaacactgagggttcactggggaaacaagggaggacgttgacgaggcataacggcctgaaggagccgaggagacacttgggtcgacgtcaacggTATGTTCAGTCCAGTtccaagacattaaaaaaaatattttttttaacaattaataaaTTGTGGAATCAAATCATTTCAATACTAAACCACAATTCCTTGTAGTTATGTACTTCTTCAAATCATgaaaaacgttttaaaatataattaatttgcattatgTTTTTCAaagtatcaaaattaattttgattattttcaatatttttaaaattctattttaatgtaattatattttaaaattataaatgctgAGAACTGTGACAGCATGATGTCTCAACGCCGGAGCCACAAacctgatttttttcttttacataatATATAGCAACAAAATCTGAGCCgtgaagtgaaaattaatttttagaaaaatttCTCTGctctttaagatttttttacatTGGCTCTCATTTTTAGTTTCTGTATCattgataaaaaaagaaaaattttaatttagtaattatctatataaataagtaatgacACAATTTTTAGTTCCACACACATTAGTCACAACCAGATGAATTCTCTGGAAGATAGAACACCATTATTAAAAGTGTCCCTTACCGAGTGAAAGCATACATCTGCACCTGGTTGCATCAGGCTCCAAGAGTGTGTAGCCCTAGATGACGTCAAACAATtccaaatgtttgaattaataacatttataaattatAGCTGTAGTGTGGGAAATACTGTCACATTTGCATTAGAAATACTCATGAaactacaaaattttaaactccaatacaactttatttacagttatttgtatattttgataaattttgtttttttaaatattacacaataacatttaaataccactaacacacaaaatattaaaGCACAACCATTACCATCTATCAAAGTATCATCACTgctagaatgaaaaaaaaaaaactataaaatgttGATCTATAAAATGACTATGATCTATAAATGTATTTATACATAAAGATAAATCATCAAAATTCTTTAATGAAAGTAACACTGTCTGAGTTCTTTTAATACACACCTACAGCCTATTCTTTGAACTTAGTACGTACAATACCTGTGTAATGAACACTTGATATTGTTGTGCAGTATCAAAACTTCATATAATAGCAATTAAAATGGTGGAACAGTGCACAAAGGAATAACTCAAGAACATAGATGAATTAACTACACACTTAATATTCTTCATTTTCACTTACAAACAGCATTAATAATTGTTTGGTGTAGAAAAAAAGTACCACACATTGTCATAGTACAACATGAAATATGATATTGAAAACTTTTTATTATAAACCAAATTAAAATTTCCCTACATAAAAGACACTATCACAAATTGTTATGAATTTGTTATAGTTTGTGATGTTTAGTTTATTGCATCCATTAAATCTTTTCAGGCCATACAACTTTGTACAAAGGTATTGGACAAATCATGTTATATGAGAAGTATAATGACAAtaaattgaacttttatttccTCAATTGCTTTCGGCTTTCTGGAATctccgcaagaaaaaaaaaaggtagaaaaTGTGCACTAaacacttaattaaaaattatatttgtgtattaattgactgtaacaaaaatatttatcaagaATAGGAAGAATGAGCAATCAATAATAAtcttatttattcatttaatagcTATCTGAAAAGATTGTTTTTGTAACTTTTAATGCAGCTTCTTGTATAGCTTGTTTGCTGAGTAAGATGGCTAATATTTCTCGTATTTTGTTTGTGAagattaaatataaaaagttAGACTTTTTGCATAAAAACATAAGTAATGACACTATTGATTATGTCTATTCACTTGCTAGAAGTAAGATTTTTAGAGCTTTTAAAACAGAAGGTTtcttgcaaaacattttttttttttagctattattgcatacaaacatatattggTAGatgtagatttttaaaaaaatgctttgtgttatgataaattaaaaattttcaaaataaaccattattgtatttatttacttaacacTAAATCTATATTACATAAGGCAAAGGAAGTATGGTTGTTTTTCTGTAACATACAGTTAAAGTAAATTTTCCAGTTgatgttattttaaaatgtaattagtgATTACATTAACaatttgacgacagtcgtcgtaccctctcaggtgcagaggccgtacctggccaccgacggggACCTGAGGCAGTGTGTTTTCCCccagtgaagtgcgacggccagggacgcacccgcgtgcgccctagcgggcTAGTGAGCTAATTGTGCAAGAGttgattttgtgtttttgtatattttttgtgtatatttttcaaATGGTCGCGGGCCTCAACGCGTATGTAAATattgtgtataatttattaactCTATAAACTGGTTGTAATTAATGTTCGTTTAACTGTGATTGTTCTGTGTTTCTGCAAGGaggtagtatgtaattgcagcctggcgcgccgcaagacggagctctctcccacgccggccgatttcccctcccctccccgcaacccgcgggcgccggcccgcgggctagcggggagagtcagtcgtgttcagggctcgaacgaggacggtcgagtacgccgctccgcgctgctcacGAGGCGCGTACCCGGAGCTCGTGGCCTCTTCTCGTTTTGCAGTTCACAagtacggcagtcaagctgcctccgcgagtcattcgccgcgttactgaGTTTACGAGTCTCCGAGAGACATATATCGCAGAGAATTCCGGACCATACGTTACGTAACAGGACGCACGCGCACCGCGCTTCTTCGTGGTGTAACGTAACGGGACTAATACTACGTGTAAGCGGCATCGGTGCCGGGACGTCATAGCGGACCTTACGGTGTTACGTGAGTCTGGGTCGCCGTGGGAGGGGAGTAGGCTCCGCGGTGATTTCGCCAGGCTGCGACAGGGTCATAAACCgttaataaaaggggctcgtgaaaaccGTCAACACCGAATTGTTATTGGAACAATTTACCAATTTTCCTCTCCACCTaactcctccctccaggtcccgcagttcccggtcccggccacgttggcctggacccactctccgcagagcagtacgggcataactgaacattcacgcaagcagggaaccgggggcctcaagccgagggacgtcaaatttgtatttcaaaattattaatttatcaattttctttttccaGTAGACATATTATATTTATCAGATCCAAatgtgtttacattttatttggtGCACTTTGTATACACTCAATCATAATAATTAGGTACTACTAGGGATTCTTATATGTATCTACAACATAAGTTTTTCTGAACTCAATACAATACATACAGCATTCAAAAATCTgatacaagataaaaaaaaatatcaacatagttaaaaattaatactgTTTTCAACAAATATAATACACAGCCTGCTTTCTTCTCTTGTCTGCTATAATTTGTAGCaagtgtgggaaaaaaaaaaacaccttctgccgtattatgtattttaatttttaattctgatATACTTGTAGCAAGTTCGGGTGTTCCACATGGTGGTACATTATCACCTTTACTaggtatttaatattttgattgatgATATTGAAAAGGTACTTCAAAATTCTAAAGACCTTTTGTTTATAGAAAAATATCATGTTGCCATAATTGAATTTTATTCCAAAATGATATAAATGCTGCTTGGTGCAAACTAAATATAGTCAATCTTAACTATGGGAAAATTACTATTATAACATTTACCAGAAAAATTCACCCcattaattttaatcataaattagGAAATCACACACTTGCCAAGTTCAAATTGGTCAAAGACTTACCTATGTATCATACTTGAtttcaaatttctttttaattaccACATTTATTCCATAAAGCCAAGTCAATAGAACACTTGCTTTGATAAAATACGATAGGCCTACCTATTTTGCTTCTAATACTAACTCAGTCTTATGTCTTTATACTTCCTTGGTAAGATCCAAATTAGAATATAACTCTATTATTTGGAACAACTTAAGCAATTCCAAAGTGTCAAAATCTAAAATTACAAACCAAATTAATAAACTTACTATATAAATCAAGAATTTACCAATTATTTTAGACCTACATTCTATACTAGGCTCCTTAGCCACTAGAAGGAAAACGTTATGTTGGATGCAAAATTTGTGACTGCATAAAACACAAGTTAGATTgcaattatgatttttttgttgatAATATTGGCCCCAAGGTTCCTACTTTCAATGTTGTAATCATACTTTATTATGCACTAttatagtaaaaaacaaaaactttatACAGATTAGTAAATAATTTCAACCGAATAAATAGTATTTTTCCAATAGTAGAAAAAGAATTTAGTGTCTGCTCCATTTACAAgcatattttaatatgtataccCTACCTATTAATTTGATGAGTTTTCTTCTTAATTGCAATGATCTGTCCAATACTTGATTAATTatcttagtttttatataacagttattgtaatcattacattttatTGTAGTGCTTCATGTGCATTGTTGTTATTTATCAATTTACCTTTTCTTTCAAATATCTTCATTAGGTACCTATTacttcatattatatatattttttttttgtttctcatttactgtggatttgttttgtatttcagtatttgtttatatatatgtgtatagtgTCTACCACCTTGGCTCTTCGCTGTTGATAGAcgtataacaatttaaataaataaataaataaataaaaatgttaacaataTAAATACACAACTCAACTATAGTTCAAAACAAAcaagtatttaaatgaaaaatactaACATAATTATTGACAACTGACAGACACTGATACCTTCCTTATCTATAGATATTATATGAACATTTTTATCAAAATCAGGCTTCCTCTAGGGACTTGCTAATCACAGGCCTTCACCTCCACGCAAGGCACGAAGATGCAATGCAGTCTCTTTGTCAGTAATGTGCCTCTATGGGATTTTGAATGTGAAAATGTAACTTTGTAGCAAATTATTAAGGAAGAAGGCTCCCTGAAGCCTCCTACACcactttcccaattttttttaatggaataatATTTAGGTAAAGTGAAAACCATCAATCCCTTTTCACTGACCAAAAGCACACAATAACCTATGTAAAACAACCAGATACACTTTATATAACTAACTTACAATTcgttacataaaaaaatgttttttacattttacatgcAACACAATGTAACAAATAAATCATTTAGCTACCAATAGAAGTAATGTTTAATGAGGACacaagcaaaattttaaactcGTTTAgtgacataatttaatttttactggcTGCAAATACTAAACAGAAACACAttttgacaaaaatgttttatatgtaGGCAggaatactatatattttttaaaatcattctcATACAAGTCACTGAATTGGGAAAATGTAGACTTGTAAAGAtacattgttaaaatattaagCATTCAGTTAAAGCAACTTCCCTCGCTAAGTTGCTAAGACTGACAAGTAGCACTAATATGGACATTTTCATGTGCTAAAAATGTATGGTCTTATCAGGCTCTAACTTGTAATAGTGTAACAAAATTCAACTGATACCTAAGTAATTTCACAGATATGGAGTAAGGATGTTTTAAGCTAGAGCAGTGTGGAACTGTTCATAATATAAAATGTCAGCATAAACCAGTTCAATAGAGCCTGCAATAGTAACAGTTTCTCGTGCACTTCAGTTACCAGGTTTGCAGCGTATCACAGCACAAGCCGAGTTGTGGGAGAAAGTAGCTGAGCCACTGAGCACACACTTTGCGACTGACTTCCTTCACATTCAACACGATGTGGAGACAagttatagcatgctttgaattCATTCATATTTTATTcagttaaagtttaaatataactttGTGACTACAGTACCTAAAAGCTATTTATCCTAATTATTCCATtttcctgttggcatgatcctgtatacactGATcctgatgcttgctgttttaatctAGTACATTGAAAgattctagcaaaaaaaaaaaataataatctggaatatcacacacacacacacaatatacaaataaattatgtcatgtccagtggaattttttttctttcgtattcaacttctgatcataattcattgttatatcacaagtttttattaTGTCCAAGATCTTTTCCATGTACTACATTaaaacaagcatcatgtaccatcaGGACCATGGgataacttggatacgtgatatggaacttttactgctaagtttttttattggttttattaaaagaaatatggtaAATAATAATGTATCCTCAGCACTTGCATAGAGAAAAACGGTCCAGTTGTAAGCGTCACCACACGTGGAATTCCACACGCCCCTCTTGTTGATGCACATATCACTGAAACAGACAACTGCAGTGTAACCAATTTCATAAAGTCAAAAGAGGCTCTTTGTCACATTGGTATCACAAACAACAAAAGTTTGAAAAAGCCCACTAATGGATTACTTGCTTTTGTTGGTATGGCCCTATCATATTTGTAACATGACTTAACTTTCATCTCATCAAACTTCCTCCAATGTGTTAAACTTGTGTGAGGCACTTAGTATCATACTATCCAACAAACCTTGCTCAACAGAGATTGATCACATATACCTATATAGAGTAGCATGAGATGGCAATGGATaacctaaacatttttttaaatacaagtaGGCCTCCTTACTAATATGTCGTAATGTTAGTGCATGCTGAATTGTTATCCCAATTAAATTACTCTTTTTCCTGAAAGGAGAGCTCTGCATTGGGACGGAGTGAAAATACTCCTCAGTACGCGCAATGCTTGCTTCTCCactacttcatttttttttaagtttttcaaacTCTGTACCTGCAATTTCAAATTCCTGATTTCTCTTCTGGCAACGTTTAGCTTTGTTTGAAGATgtaaacatttgttttttaagattttggaATTTAGTCTCTCAAAATTCAGTTGTTGTTCAATAATTTCATGACTCATGCCACATTTAGTACCAGCATCATCTTTGACATCGCTGGTGAGAGGTTCTGGATTATCACAAATAGGTCTAGTACTACTATCACTTAACTTTGTTTGAAGGTGCAAACATCTGGTTTGTAAGAATTTGGAATTCAGTCTATCAAAATTCAGTTCAATTTTTTCATGTCTCGTGCCACATTCATTACCAGAATTACCTTTGACATCGCTGGTAAGTGTTTCTGGGCTACCAGAAATATTTCTAGGATTACTATCATTTAGCTTTGTTTGCAGGTGCAAACATTTGTTTTGTGTAATTCCAGAATTCAGTCCATCAAAATTCACTAGTTCAATTTTTTCATGACTCTTGCCACATTCATTAGCAGCATCGGTTTTGACTGAGGTGGAAATTCCTGGTCTACCACATCTAGATCGCCTAGCATAACTTTTAAGCAAAGATTCAACAATTCGTTTCCTTTCTATCTTTGCTGACAAAGAAATACGATTCTgggctgcttttttttttccttcatgatCACTGGAATTTGTCATATGCAATGAAGGAACTGCATCTTTCTTCAGCACCTGAAAGagaggaagaaaaaaatactagaaaatGTATGTTTGATAACTAAAAAGAAGGTActtatacaacatttatttataaaattaatgtgttctgCTGGGGCCTACTGCTAACAAAGTACCCACCATTCACTATCAGTTCCTTTGCCTTTTATAATGAAAGCTAACTAAAGCAATGATAAACACTCATATAATTAACTCTTAATATTAATCTCAGGTCCAAAATGGTCAGTATGACTCATCCATGTAACTTAtgtttaattttggttagcaGTTTTCATCAATGATAAATGCACTCACGGTTCAGTTAGTTACAGCTTATTTTCCATGTTGAAACATGTGGAGCAATTATGAGGGGGACTAacataacagaaaatattttacaagcaatcaaaaataattttttttatatttgggcTGCCTGGGTGATGAGTCACTTTTTGATGATACATAAAGAGGTTAAATACTTATAAAGCAAAAATAGCTGGATTAAAGATTCAATGAGCAGtttttattaacaataataacaATCAGGAAGTTCACATAATTTCTTTGAATGATACTAAAAGCATCAACAATATAAAAACACAAGAGAACCATATCTGACCCTAGAAGTGGTTTTAATTAACATTGAGTTTCGTCTGCCATTTCACTGTACCTACCTACTGATTCCAAACATCCTATGGAAAACTGCTACCTACTGTTTCCTGTTTTTTGCTCTGTGATTTAACAGATACCAACTTCACTCTCCTTTTGCTCTGAAGTGATCTAATGTTTACTTTAATAAATTatctcagtttttttaaaaataaatttcttatcaGTTAAATCTcacctgaaaattaaaaatttcaaattttaagagTTTGAAGAGGAGAGATGTCCCTCCTGAGTTTACATCGGCCTACGGCTGGGAGTCTAAACTTTATCACAGAAACATTATGTGTATGGTCACTTGCCGCTGGTATTTGTTCCTGTGTGCTGAGTTGAGTGGCTTCCCACATACTGACTGACTAATTACTCTGGCTTATGAAACCTGCTCCTGACAGCATTTTGTTTGTTTACCTAAATAGTGTGCGCTTTTCATGTGTGCATATATTGAAGACTGCTCGTCGCTGACTGGCAACCGGTTTCCCCCGCCCCTTTTCTTGCTGTCCATCCTCGCTTCCTATATCACTATCCCATCTCCCCCTCGGTTCTGCTGACCTGCTAATTCCTCATTCTAAACTGTATTTAGACGTTACAGTAATCATCACACGTGGCAAACACACCTCTTGCTGTGCTTGGCTGTGTTATGCTATTGCTATCAAACATCAGTTTTGCAACTGAAAGCCATCCCTGCTCAGTGTCCTTGTCAACTGAGAACTGCTGACTGTTTCACCATCGCGTGTAATATTGGTCGCCTTGTTTCCTAATGCTAGACAAGATCTTCTCACCCATGAAGATCTTTTGAAAGGTAAATAATCAAACACCGTGATATCTACGCAAGTGTCAACAGAGGaatgtaaataaaatgaattaattgATCTCGAGATAACTTTAGTAACCAAAGTAGATGATTCaaattgtgaaaataaataaaattcttaaaacacTGCTTGATGACTCCAGAAACAAAAACTCTCGGTTAAAAGGTTAAGTGATCCTAATAAAACAAGGGTTAAAAATTCCTAATGATCATAAATCATACAGCCAAGCAACAGGTGAAAGCATGGGAAACAAGATTGGAGAACAAACGACAAGGAATGTCTAAACATCTGTCCCCTTGCCGGTCGACCGACCTACACGCAAGGCAGCAGTTTTCCCGGGACGTCAGAAACAGCACGAACTACTCTCTAAACAGACAGTCGACGATGAAGGCTTCACTAAAGTTCGAAACAAATACAAGCTCAAGCGGACAGTAAGTCAGGAAATGAAGACTGGCTCAACCATCTCAAAACCTG comes from Bacillus rossius redtenbacheri isolate Brsri chromosome 4 unlocalized genomic scaffold, Brsri_v3 Brsri_v3_scf4_2, whole genome shotgun sequence and encodes:
- the LOC134541925 gene encoding uncharacterized protein LOC134541925 isoform X2; this encodes MPGTRCAVGICSNSLQKTKINPDTAHIKYHRFPKDKHLRKLWVHRCKRNVNFNPSAAKVCSVHFKDDDFERDLQNELLGLAQKKVLKKDAVPSLHMTNSSDHEGKKKAAQNRISLSAKIERKRIVESLLKSYARRSRCGRPGISTSVKTDAANECGKSHEKIELVNFDGLNSGITQNKCLHLQTKLNDSNPRNISGSPETLTSDVKGNSGNECGTRHEKIELNFDRLNSKFLQTRCLHLQTKLSDSSTRPICDNPEPLTSDVKDDAGTKCGMSHEIIEQQLNFERLNSKILKNKCLHLQTKLNVARREIRNLKLQ
- the LOC134541925 gene encoding uncharacterized protein LOC134541925 isoform X1, which gives rise to MPGTRCAVGICSNSLQKTKINPDTAHIKYHRFPKDKHLRKLWVHRCKRNVNFNPSAAKVCSVHFKDDDFERDLQNELLGLAQKKVLKKDAVPSLHMTNSSDHEGKKKAAQNRISLSAKIERKRIVESLLKSYARRSRCGRPGISTSVKTDAANECGKSHEKIELVNFDGLNSGITQNKCLHLQTKLNDSNPRNISGSPETLTSDVKGNSGNECGTRHEKIELNFDRLNSKFLQTRCLHLQTKLSDSSTRPICDNPEPLTSDVKDDAGTKCGMSHEIIEQQLNFERLNSKILKNKCLHLQTKLNVARREIRNLKLQVQSLKNLKKNEVVEKQALRVLRSIFTPSQCRALLSGKRVI